A single region of the Gemmata palustris genome encodes:
- a CDS encoding sigma-70 family RNA polymerase sigma factor, producing the protein MSGNIQAYQRQADQQRRDELIVSHLPLVKHVIGRLIGDTPPGVDVENLESAGVLGLVEAASKFDPTRNAQFKTFAYLRIRGAIVDEMRRNSPLPQHVHTRLTAVRRACRTLPHPITVEAIATATGLTEDEVTDTLAAERVAKTTSWEQTADANGLEPAIASEEPSAEMERWETIQQLTDAIEGLDSKERIAVTLYYREDLRLKEIAEVMKLSVSRVSRLLSKATFELGERLKALKAGGALAAG; encoded by the coding sequence ATGAGTGGCAACATTCAAGCGTACCAACGACAGGCCGACCAGCAGCGCCGCGACGAACTCATCGTGTCGCACCTCCCCCTGGTCAAACACGTTATTGGAAGACTCATCGGCGATACGCCGCCCGGCGTGGACGTCGAGAACCTCGAATCGGCGGGCGTCCTGGGGCTCGTCGAAGCGGCCTCGAAGTTCGACCCGACCCGCAACGCCCAGTTCAAGACGTTCGCGTACCTGCGCATCCGCGGCGCGATCGTGGACGAGATGCGCCGGAACAGCCCGCTCCCGCAGCACGTTCACACGCGCCTCACGGCGGTCCGGCGCGCGTGCCGCACCCTGCCCCACCCGATCACCGTCGAAGCCATCGCCACCGCGACCGGCCTGACCGAAGACGAAGTTACCGATACACTCGCGGCCGAACGGGTCGCTAAAACGACGTCCTGGGAACAGACCGCCGATGCGAACGGCCTGGAACCGGCGATCGCGTCCGAGGAGCCGTCGGCCGAGATGGAGCGCTGGGAAACGATCCAGCAGCTCACCGACGCGATCGAGGGCCTGGACTCGAAGGAGCGGATCGCGGTCACGCTGTACTACCGCGAGGACCTACGGCTGAAGGAAATCGCCGAGGTGATGAAGCTCTCCGTGTCGCGCGTCTCGCGCCTGCTGAGCAAGGCGACGTTCGAGCTGGGCGAGCGCCTGAAGGCACTCAAGGCCGGCGGCGCGCTCGCGGCCGGGTGA
- the flhB gene encoding flagellar biosynthesis protein FlhB, producing the protein MADEVDEESKTEDPTPRRREEARRQGQVPFSAELVGSLVLVVGVVGLTNLGPDVWNALINIFRHDLPRAFRPDFNIDVAVDLMARTGLRALAALLPFFGLLLAVGVVASVAQVGLQINTEKLELNFDKLNPATGLGRLFSTTALIRGLLTILKVIALGVVAYVVLNGRGGLVASLGQGRVAGAAPAAWAVVMKLALYLSAAVAFVAIFDYAHQRRKFEISLRMTKEELKQELKQEDGDPMVKARIRQIARERTKQKMLKEVPKATVVVTNPTHYAVALRYDANRDSAPVVIAKGKGAFAKRITKLARDSGVPVLERPPLARALQSIREGQPIPNVLFRAVAEVLAFVMKLRSGAV; encoded by the coding sequence GTGGCTGACGAAGTCGATGAGGAATCAAAAACAGAAGACCCGACACCGCGTCGGCGCGAGGAAGCGCGCCGACAGGGTCAGGTGCCGTTTAGTGCCGAATTGGTTGGGAGCCTCGTACTCGTTGTGGGTGTGGTCGGGCTGACGAACCTCGGACCGGACGTCTGGAACGCCCTCATCAACATCTTCCGCCACGACCTCCCCCGCGCGTTCCGGCCCGATTTCAACATTGATGTGGCTGTGGACCTCATGGCCCGTACCGGGCTCCGGGCGCTCGCAGCGCTCCTGCCGTTCTTCGGGCTCCTGCTCGCGGTAGGGGTGGTGGCGAGCGTCGCACAGGTGGGGCTCCAGATCAACACAGAAAAGCTCGAACTCAACTTCGACAAATTGAACCCGGCCACCGGGTTAGGTCGGCTGTTCTCCACCACGGCGCTGATCCGCGGGCTGCTTACCATCCTGAAAGTGATCGCGCTGGGGGTAGTCGCGTATGTGGTGCTCAACGGGCGCGGGGGGCTCGTCGCCAGTTTGGGTCAGGGGCGGGTGGCGGGCGCGGCGCCGGCAGCGTGGGCCGTCGTGATGAAACTGGCCCTGTACCTCTCGGCCGCGGTCGCCTTCGTTGCGATCTTCGACTACGCGCACCAGCGCCGGAAGTTCGAGATCTCCCTTCGGATGACGAAGGAAGAATTAAAACAGGAACTGAAGCAAGAAGACGGCGACCCGATGGTGAAGGCCCGCATCCGGCAAATCGCGCGCGAGCGCACCAAGCAAAAGATGCTGAAGGAAGTGCCGAAGGCGACCGTCGTCGTCACGAACCCGACCCACTACGCGGTCGCACTCCGGTACGATGCGAACCGCGACAGTGCCCCCGTGGTCATCGCCAAGGGCAAGGGCGCGTTCGCGAAACGGATCACGAAACTCGCCCGCGATTCAGGTGTGCCGGTACTCGAGCGCCCGCCACTCGCGCGGGCGCTCCAGTCCATCCGCGAGGGGCAACCGATCCCCAACGTGCTGTTCCGGGCGGTGGCCGAGGTGCTCGCGTTCGTGATGAAGTTGCGCAGCGGAGCAGTGTAG
- the flhA gene encoding flagellar biosynthesis protein FlhA — MANEIKPVSGSPLLRSELLLSVALLGLLVIFLVPLPTLVLDLLLAFNISATILLLLVTLTVKQPLEFSTFPSLLLLFTLFRLALNVATTRLILLNADAGEIVAAFGKFVVGGSLIVGLVIFLILIVIQFVVITKGAGRVSEVAARFTLDSMPGKQMAIDAEMNAGMIDEVEAKKRRTALMRESEFYGTMDGASRFVRGDAVAAIIITAVNLVGGFIIGLTKGMPLTQAIRTYSILTVGDGLVTQIPALITATASAMLVTKATSGTSLGEELNDQFQTASAPFRLGSYILIALSLVPGMPTVPFLALGGALFYLSRRGAKPAVPVPATAGGEGAAAQAGAAGAAPKSPVEGYLDDFLQTDRISLEIGAALIPLVSARRGPGLLDRIGGLRRDLAKQSGLWVPAVRVRDNIQLDPPSYRVLLGGREVARGEVRPDFWLAIDPGGASRISLAGEEAREPAFGLPAKWITDADRNRAEAAGFTVVDPPNVIITHLGEVVRRHAGELLGRDDLKSMVDRVRETTPAVVDDLIPNVMSMGTLHRVLILLLEDRVPISNLPRILESLAAHAPTVKDPNELTERVRADIGRSVVDRFRDPSGRIRAIVLDPRLELELRRSVQGHQLVLDPSRLEQLTMRVAGELRKASARGYEVALLCDGSLRRAVRHSLARALHDLSVISYQEIPTDLLMEPVAVIRPEELTGEASAAVSNLFESSRT; from the coding sequence ATGGCGAACGAAATCAAACCCGTGTCCGGCTCGCCCCTGCTGCGGAGCGAACTGCTCCTCTCGGTGGCCCTGCTCGGGTTACTCGTGATCTTCCTGGTCCCGCTCCCCACGCTGGTGCTGGACCTGCTGCTCGCGTTCAACATCAGCGCGACCATCCTGCTGTTGTTGGTCACGCTGACCGTGAAGCAGCCACTGGAATTCTCGACGTTCCCGTCGCTACTTTTGCTCTTTACGCTTTTTCGGCTCGCACTGAACGTGGCGACGACCCGGCTCATCCTGCTGAACGCCGACGCCGGGGAGATCGTGGCGGCGTTCGGAAAGTTCGTCGTCGGCGGCAGCCTGATCGTCGGGTTGGTGATCTTCCTGATCCTGATCGTGATCCAGTTCGTGGTGATTACCAAGGGGGCCGGGCGGGTGTCGGAGGTCGCGGCGCGGTTCACCCTGGACTCGATGCCCGGCAAGCAGATGGCGATCGACGCCGAGATGAACGCGGGGATGATCGACGAGGTCGAGGCCAAGAAGCGCCGAACGGCCCTGATGCGGGAGAGCGAGTTCTACGGCACGATGGACGGGGCCAGTCGGTTCGTCCGCGGGGACGCGGTGGCCGCGATCATCATCACGGCCGTGAACCTCGTGGGCGGCTTCATTATCGGTCTGACGAAGGGCATGCCGTTGACCCAGGCGATCCGGACGTACTCGATTCTGACGGTCGGCGACGGGCTGGTGACCCAGATCCCGGCGCTCATCACCGCCACCGCGTCCGCCATGCTGGTGACGAAGGCGACGTCCGGTACCAGTTTGGGTGAGGAACTGAACGACCAGTTCCAGACCGCGTCGGCCCCGTTCCGGTTGGGCTCGTACATCCTGATCGCGCTCTCGCTGGTCCCCGGAATGCCGACGGTCCCGTTCCTCGCACTGGGCGGGGCGCTGTTCTACCTGTCGCGCCGCGGGGCGAAGCCGGCCGTACCGGTCCCCGCGACCGCGGGCGGCGAAGGGGCCGCGGCCCAGGCGGGCGCCGCGGGTGCGGCCCCGAAGTCCCCGGTCGAAGGGTACCTCGACGACTTCCTCCAAACGGACCGCATCAGCCTCGAAATCGGCGCGGCGCTCATTCCGCTGGTGTCGGCCCGGCGCGGACCGGGGCTCCTGGACCGGATCGGCGGGTTGCGGCGCGACCTCGCGAAACAGAGCGGGTTGTGGGTACCGGCCGTCCGCGTCCGCGACAACATTCAGCTCGATCCGCCCTCGTACCGTGTCCTCTTAGGGGGGCGCGAAGTGGCCCGCGGCGAGGTGCGCCCGGACTTCTGGCTGGCGATCGACCCGGGCGGCGCGAGCCGGATCTCGCTCGCGGGCGAAGAGGCCCGCGAACCGGCCTTCGGCCTCCCGGCCAAGTGGATCACCGACGCGGACCGCAACCGCGCCGAGGCCGCCGGGTTCACCGTGGTGGACCCGCCGAACGTGATTATTACGCACCTGGGCGAAGTGGTCCGCCGGCACGCGGGCGAACTGCTGGGCCGCGACGACCTGAAGTCGATGGTGGACCGGGTGCGCGAAACGACCCCGGCCGTGGTGGACGACCTGATCCCGAACGTCATGAGCATGGGCACGCTGCACCGCGTCCTGATTCTGCTGCTCGAGGACCGGGTGCCGATCTCGAACTTGCCGCGCATCCTCGAGAGCCTCGCGGCCCACGCGCCGACCGTGAAGGACCCGAACGAACTGACCGAACGGGTGCGGGCCGACATCGGGCGCTCGGTCGTGGACCGGTTCCGCGACCCGTCCGGCCGAATTCGTGCTATCGTTCTCGACCCGCGCCTCGAACTCGAGCTGCGCCGCTCGGTCCAGGGGCACCAGTTGGTCCTCGACCCGAGCCGGCTGGAGCAGCTCACGATGCGGGTGGCGGGCGAGTTGCGGAAAGCGAGCGCCCGCGGCTACGAGGTCGCGCTGCTGTGCGACGGGAGCCTCCGCCGGGCCGTCCGGCACTCCCTGGCCCGCGCCCTGCACGACCTGAGCGTGATCTCGTACCAGGAAATTCCGACCGACCTGTTGATGGAACCGGTGGCGGTGATCCGCCCCGAGGAGCTGACCGGCGAGGCCTCCGCCGCCGTGAGCAACTTGTTCGAGTCGTCCCGAACTTAA